A portion of the Malania oleifera isolate guangnan ecotype guangnan chromosome 3, ASM2987363v1, whole genome shotgun sequence genome contains these proteins:
- the LOC131151194 gene encoding uncharacterized protein LOC131151194 codes for MIEEGRNEVDFEPMSLDWVFNELIAAGRIGQEAVCPTNALCLCQSKEGRSVKKCVTFRMFLQKMVDNKFIEIGCTRKSGEIAVIGENRPVYHQCTNQPFIPTMNKALPTQEAPARLVISTPRPFPYKSNQAVPWKYECEAYVEGSTSNIAGVKGITRSGRVYMPDSSKTNRQNAGEPDRAVKSPISNGEAEEFLKIIKHSEYNIVDQLKKMPAHISVLSLLLNSETHREALLKVLNQAYIPQDISVDKFNHVIGSLAASNYITFTDEEIPPEGQGHNKALHISTKCKDHMMSRVLIDNGSSLNVMPMTTLQRLPIDPSYVTPNNLVVRAFDGTRRESVGSLDIPIQIGPVTFNITFQVMDITPSYSCLLGRPWIHNTGAVPSSLHQRVKFIVGG; via the coding sequence ATGATAGAAGAAGGGAGGAATGAGGTGGATTTTGAACCAATGTCTTTAGATTGGGTGTTCAATGAACTTATTGCGGCAGGTCGGATAGGGCAAGAGGCTGTTTGCCCCACTAATGCACTTTGTTTATGTCAGAGTAAAGAAGGAAGATCTGTGAAAAAGTGTGTAACTTTtagaatgtttttgcaaaagatggtggataacAAGTTTATAGAGATTGGTTGTACCCGCAAaagtggagagattgcagtcattGGGGAAAACAGGCCGGTATATCATCAGTGCACTAATCAACCATTTATACCTACCATGAACAAGGCTCTTCCCACACAGGAAGCGCCAGCTCGCTTGGTGATCTCTACTCCCAGGCCATTCCCATACAAGAGTAACCAAGCAGTACCCTGGAAATATGAATGTGAAGCGTATGTCGAAGGAAGCACCAGCAATATAGCAGGGGTGAAAGGGATAACTCGAAGTGGTAGGGTGTATATGCCAGATTCTTCTAAAACAAATCGACAGAATGCAGGGGAACCAGACAGGGCAGTGAAAAGTCCAATATCTAATGGAGAGGCCGAAGAATTCCTGAAGATAATAAAGCATAGCGAGTACAACATCGTGGACCAACTAAAGAAAATGCCGGCTCACATATCTGTTTTGTCACTTCTACTAAATTCAGAAACCCATCGGGAGGCGTTACTTAAAGTCCTAAATCAAGCCTACATTCCCCAAGATATCAGCGTTGATAAATTCAATCATGTGATCGGAAGTCTAGCAGCCTCCAATTACATCACTTTTACTGATGAAGAAATTCCGCCAGAAGGCCAGGGGCACAACAAGGCGCTGCATATATCCACCAAATGTAAGGATCATATGATGTCTCGAGTCCTGATAGATAATGGATCATCCCTCAATGTTATGCCAATGACTACACTGCAAAGGTTACCCATTGACCCTTCTTATGTGACACCAAACAATTTGGTGGTGCGTGCCTTCGATGGGACACGAAGAGAGTCAGTAGGGTCGCTTGACATCCCTATTCAGATTGGACCCGTAACCTTCAATATCACTTTTCAAGTCATGGATATTACGCCTTCATACAGTTGTCTCTTGGGAAGGCCTTGGATACATAATACTGGGGCAGTTCCCTCCTCTTTGCATCAGCGAGTGAAATTTATAGTAGGGGGATAA
- the LOC131151193 gene encoding uncharacterized protein LOC131151193 encodes MENTMAYHEIESTVQQYSESQQNKWGDSLTRKSIIELPARTFINIRSNPLDELKVIWKEWTPARRLKFSQTYGHIGFLLHVSVNIPAIKALVEFWNPPYRCFTMNGIDLTPTIEEYTSLLHLVKLQTPYKPYVHDASVSFVKEMYDAVGVKIQKTFSEGGAEVRKISWKQLKEIIEKEEKEEVQIHMMALAIYGLIIFPKELNMIDQATISFVAQVRNGINPVQGILAETFRSLNNCRIRRRERLKCCVQLLYVWMVGHLSSNKGGFRSIFSVIRIPLAEFEDTQLKEQLDKSEWNTKMCGLIDSGVTWLAPWMVRSNMIYMCGNLPWVPLLGPWGGIAYAPLMVRRQLGASQFVPMTHGLADSDFAYETGDTRNQIRKFMVAWKHVNLIDPSDGIAIVQGNYEAWRENRVNPQLKRIPEIVIEHIKSPSACMQLKPQGDPCPVEKGDARAEVGNQQKEALVSVYRKEIKRQRIRYIQSEEEVVALRKERRRLRAALGQKSQMLEDAHTEVKKKSLYIQELERQGDEQRSKYNQVLEKIEPCIMKAGYWEAKFRALHKKSTQQNAEIVQS; translated from the coding sequence ATGGAGAACACAATGGCTTACCATGAGATTGAGTCCACAGTACAACAATATTCAGAAAGTCAACAGAATAAGTGGGGTGACAGTCTTACTCGGAAATCTATCATCGAACTACCAGCCCGGACTTTCATCAACATAAGATCCAATCCGTTAGATGAGCTAAAAGTCATTTGGAAGGAATGGACCCCGGCACGCcgtttaaaattctctcaaacataTGGGCACATTGGTTTCTTGTTGCATGTATCGGTAAATATCCCTGCCATAAAAGCACTGGTCGAGTTCTGGAATCCACCATATCGTTGCTTTACAATGAACGGTATCGACTTGACACCAACCATCGAGGAGTATACTTCGCTTTTGCATCTAGTCAAGTTACAGACACCATACAAACCTTATGTGCATGATGCTAGTGTTTCGTTCGTGAAGGAGATGTACGATGCTGTCGGGGTCAAAATCCAGAAAACATTCTCAGAGGGAGGTGCAGAAGTAAGGAAAATCTCTTGGAAGCAGTTGAAAGAAATAatcgaaaaagaagaaaaagaagaggttcAAATACATATGATGGCATTAGCTATTTACGGTTTgatcatttttccaaaagaactGAACATGATCGATCAAGCTACTATTTCGTTTGTAGCACAAGTACGAAACGGGATTAACCCCGTTCAAGGCATCCTGGCAGAAACCTTCAGATCACTCAACAATTGCAGAATCAGGAGGCGAGAACGTTTAAAATGTTGTGTGCAACTGTTATATGTCTGGATGGTAGGTCACTTATCGTCTAACAAAGGGGGCTTCCGTAGTATTTTCTCAGTGATCCGAATCCCTTTGGCTGAATTTGAGGATacccaattaaaggagcagttagaTAAATCTGAATGGAACACAAAAATGTGTGGTTTGATTGACTCAGGGGTAACTTGGCTGGCGCCATGGATGGTCCGCTCTAACATGATATATATGTGTGGAAATCTTCCATGGGTCCCATTACTAGGCCCATGGGGAGGGATAGCATATGCCCCTTTGATGGTCAGAAGGCAATTGGGGGCATCTCAGTTTGTGCCTATGACTCACGGATTGGCTGACTCAGACTTTGCATATGAAACAGGAGACACTCGAAACCAGATTAGAAAATTTATGGTGGCATGGAAGCATGTGAACCTAATAGACCCGAGTGATGGAATTGCCATAGTCCAAGGAAATTATGAAGCATGGCGAGAAAACCGGGTAAACCCCCAACTCAAAAGAATCCCAGAAATCGTTATTGAACATATTAAATCACCAAGCGCATGCATGCAATTGAAGCCACAAGGGGATCCATGCCCAGTAGAAAAAGGAGATGCAAGAGCAGAAGTGGGGAATCAGCAAAAGGAGGCTCTAGTCTCTGTCTATCGCAAAGAAATCAAGCGACAAAGGATTCGGTACATacaatcagaagaagaggtcgTGGCTCTAAGGAAGGAAAGACGAAGACTTCGAGCAGCACTTGGACAGAAATCTCAAATGTTAGAAGATGCCCATACCGAAGTTAAAAAGAAATCGCTCTACATACAAGAGTTGGAGAGGCAGGGGGATGAGCAGAGAAGCAAGTATAATCAAGTACTGGAAAAGATTGAGCCGTGCATAATGAAAGCGGGCTACTGGGAGGCCAAGTTTCGGGCTTTGCATAAAAAGTCGACACAGCAAAATGCAGAGATTGTGCAATCATGA